In Corvus cornix cornix isolate S_Up_H32 chromosome 22, ASM73873v5, whole genome shotgun sequence, the DNA window CTGCCTGATTGAAATCCTGGCTTCTCGCACCAACGCAGAGATCCGGCACATCAATGAGAACTACAAGCTCCGTACGTAGCTCACTCTGCGACTTCATACTGGCTGAGAAGCCACTTGTatgtgtgcagggctgtgtgaagaggcaggagaagggtCTGTCAGCATCAAGGACTAGAATTCCACCCAGAAATTGAGTCGGTGTAAATATAATGGCACCCAGAGGTGGTTATGTCTGTCAGCTGGAGGTCTGGCAATAGTGGTTCTTTTGCCAGTTTTATGCTGGCTGTGCTTCTTAATTTTGCCCTGTACCACTCAATACGATAGCTGGATTGCTGGGATGAAAGCCAAGAAGGGCAAGGGCATCCTGGCTTGTCCCAGTcacagtgtggccagcaggacagggcagtgcctgtccccctgtgctggcactgctgaggcaaTTTGAATCCTGGGGACAATTTAGGatggatattagaaaaaggttcttcacccagagggtggctgggcactggaacaggctccccagaaaAGAGGTCACAGCACCAATCCTGATGGATCATCTCagggagtgtttggacaacgtTCCTGGGCACAAGGTGggactcttggggatggttcTATGCAGgcccaggagttggacttggtgatccttgtgggtcctttcccaCTCAGgaaattctgtggttctgtgagcTGTTAGTAACGGatctgctgtgtgtgtgtgtgctctggCAGAATACGGCTCCACCCTTGAGGACGACATTGTCTCTGACACATCCTCCATGTTCCGCAGAGTCCTCGTGTCCCTCGCGACGGTGAGTCCAGGATCGGGGAAATAAGGGGAGTGAATCTGCTGCTTGCTGGACATCTCTCACTCACTGATGAGGTGCTTCAAGCTGGCTGTTATTTCAGTTCTCTTGCATTTCACCTCACCAGCATTTCACACCAGCTTCTGCAGGGAGAACAGCTTCACTGTGGGCATGCTTTAATGCCATGtgctctttttaaattaaagtggATGGCTGCTTGtttcaaaaggaagaacaaaTCACTTCTGAATCacattttgctgtatttgaaaCCCACTATTCAATGTTAAGAACCCCATTATACATCTCCAGTAACTGGTTTCGAATGGGGAATTTGCAGGACTTACTTCCATTAGTTGCTCTGTTGAAATGAGTTTTTTCACCCTTGTATCTCTGCAGGGTAACAGAGATGAGGGAACATTTGTGGATGAGGCCCTTGCTCAACAAGATGCTCAGGTGTGTAGCAATTTGCTTCCTTGCAAGAACTGTCTGGGTTTGTATGTGTGATGTGTGGTGAATCCCTGCTGTTTCTAGACCAGTTTTTTTCAAGGTAGATGAGTAAGCCTGAAGCTCTGTTAGTCAGCAGTGCCCTAGGCAGAGActagattggatattaggaaatatttttcccccgAAAGGGCTGTCCAGttctggcacaggctgtccagggcaggagtggagtccccatccctggggggatTTAACAGAtttgtggatgtggcacttggggacatgggtgagtggtggccttggcagtgcagGAGAAGGGTTGGATTTGATGACCgtagagggcttttccaaacCAAATGGTTCTATGAAGTAAAAGCCTCCTTATATACACCTGGTGTTCTCACTTTGTCTGTTCATAATGTCTTCAAGTGCCTGTATGAAGCTGGGGAGAAGAAATGGGGAACAGATGAGGTGCAGTTCATGTCCATCCTCTGCACACGGAACAGGTGCCACCTGCTAAGAGGTAGGACCTCTCTGGTGTCCTGGACTTCTTCCCTTGTTTGAGGACAGTACTTTTGTAGGAGCTTTGTACTTGTTTCTTAACTGATTGTGATCCCTTCCTGAGACAACAGATATTCTTGGAGCCAACTGATTCAATTCTTTTGGACCATTTTATTCCCTCCTGAGACAAAATGGGAGTTGAGAAAAACATCCACACAACTTGCTCTAGCCTGTGAATTGGAGATAATGAAGTGTGACTCCCATGGGACAGAGCTAAGCATAGAAACTGTCTGCATTAAATAGCAGTTCTGGAAAATCCTAGCAGCAGTGGTTGGCTAATTAGCAAGACAGCTgataattaaaatgaattatttctgaGGGGTAGCCCTGATTTAGCTTACAATGTCACAGTAATGGTGCAATGTTTGTACAGGGTATGAGGAGCTTGATCTTGCAAAATGATCCTCGGGGGTTACACTGAAGCAGCTCACTTGGCTCTTTCTATCCAACTCTTTCTCCTAGTTTTTGATGTGTACAGAGGGATTGCTAATAAGGACATCACAGAGAGCATTAAATCCGAGATGTCAGGAGACCTCGAGGATGCTTTGTTAGCTGTGGGTGAGTTCCCTGCTTTTTAAACTTGGTCTACAAACTAATTAAAGATACTGTCTCTTGCCCTGACTGTTTGCACAGCTTCAGGAGGCGGATTCTTTTTCGCTGTTTTACAAGCCACAGTGTTTTAATCTTTGCAGATACAACCTGGTAGGAAGGCTTTGTGCTTTGTATTTCTCTCCCAAGGGATGCTTTGGCAGCTGACATTTGCTGTCTGGAAGCTTTAAAgccttaaaaatattctattgCTGCACACTGGGCACAGAGACATTGATTGACAGCAGGTCACTGATTCTGGATGTCCGCACTGTTCTTGTTGAGTTGCACTTTTACAGAATAAACATCTGCACTGAGAAAGTGCTGGAAGGGTTTGGAAGACCTTCTCCTTCagtgtttatttgctttaattctCTTGTTCTTGTCCCCCTTACAGTGAAGTGCTTGAGGAATAAACCTGCATATTTTGCTGAAAGATTGTACAAATCCATGAAGGTAAAGAGCTTTTGGTATTTTCCCCCCTGCCTCTCCATGCTTGAGTCACTAGCATGACAGCagttagagaaaaagaaactgtgttaattgggggaaaaaaagaagtctgagCTTTTCTGTGGACctcttttccttcaggaagCTCAGAGCTGGTAGTGGATCCCTGTATTAATGCAAAAATGATCTAACTAGGAATGGATTCCACAGAAGGCCAAACCTTTGTGTCTGTCACTGGTCTGTCCAAAGTGCTTTGCAGCTATAGCTGGTTGTTGTGTTCCTTTAGGGCCTGGGCACAGATGACAGCACGCTGATCCGGGTGATGGTGTCCCGCTCGGAAATAGACATGCTGTACATCAGGAGGGAGTTCCTGGCCATGTACGGGAAATCGCTCCACTCCTTCATTAAGGTAAGCTCTGGAATCTTACAAACAGACCTGGATTGCTAAGCAGCTTCAAGGAGACCCTCTCAATGCCTTTTGGGTATTTTAGAGGAGGTGGAATTAAGGAGATTTTACATTTATGTACTGAAAACTTCCCTGAATGTTCTTGGTTATTAAATTGTCAAAGAGGGT includes these proteins:
- the ANXA4 gene encoding annexin A4 isoform X1, coding for MGRAGLELLHVTAACRQGGDLATQDSHQSSPHLCQGPAWDSSCLSAPDADNNRLTKSETMATVKGVSTFSAEQEAQALRKAMKGFGTDEDAIIETLTKLNVSQRQQVLITYKSTIGRDLIDDLKSELSGNFERVIVGLMTPTTMYDVHELRRALKGAGTDEGCLIEILASRTNAEIRHINENYKLQYGSTLEDDIVSDTSSMFRRVLVSLATGNRDEGTFVDEALAQQDAQCLYEAGEKKWGTDEVQFMSILCTRNRCHLLRVFDVYRGIANKDITESIKSEMSGDLEDALLAVVKCLRNKPAYFAERLYKSMKGLGTDDSTLIRVMVSRSEIDMLYIRREFLAMYGKSLHSFIKGDCSGDYRKVLLRLCGGED
- the ANXA4 gene encoding annexin A4 isoform X2, with the translated sequence MATVKGVSTFSAEQEAQALRKAMKGFGTDEDAIIETLTKLNVSQRQQVLITYKSTIGRDLIDDLKSELSGNFERVIVGLMTPTTMYDVHELRRALKGAGTDEGCLIEILASRTNAEIRHINENYKLQYGSTLEDDIVSDTSSMFRRVLVSLATGNRDEGTFVDEALAQQDAQCLYEAGEKKWGTDEVQFMSILCTRNRCHLLRVFDVYRGIANKDITESIKSEMSGDLEDALLAVVKCLRNKPAYFAERLYKSMKGLGTDDSTLIRVMVSRSEIDMLYIRREFLAMYGKSLHSFIKGDCSGDYRKVLLRLCGGED